The Glycine soja cultivar W05 chromosome 4, ASM419377v2, whole genome shotgun sequence genomic sequence TATGAAAGTAAATCAAAACCATCAATATCAGAGTATTcattaaaccttaaaaaaatttcaagattaatacaatattttttcaattcatcCTCATCtaaagctttaatttttttggaatcaaataaaaaaaccaaaaatagtcTCATATTGTAAAAATTGTTCAAATCGTGTCTCAATAGAATTAATTGATTGATCtaacatgtataaaaaatactcaATACCAAAAGATTCTTCAGGTGAATGTGTAATCTCATTGCtaatattttcatcaaaatgAGGTTTTCTATGAATTTTACGTTTTTCAAGAAATTTTGGCTCTATATCCATTTCGATAGCCATTTTCTGTGGATTCTAAAGCCAATGCAAACTCGTTTTCCCTataatgttttaaataagtaataagACCTTTTAAATTATCTATAGCAACATCTATATGCATATCTTTTGATTGTAGAATCTTGCTAACAGAATTGACAGCATACAAAATATCATACCAAATATCCATtcctaataaaaattcaaaatcttcaAGTTCATGCGTTGCTAAAGACATGGcttcactttttaatttaggATCTTCACAATTTTTTGATAATTCAGTCAAAGCATCTCTTACCTTTGGAGCTTGAAACTTAATAGCTATGACACTTTCTATTCTACTTTTCCAACGAGTTTGAGATAatgatttaacaaaaaatttagaTACATTATCTTGCAAAATTTTCCACCGTTTGGTAGATGAAGCAAACAAAGAATAAATACATTGTAGAACTCCAAAAAAAGAATAGCTCTAGGAGACGAACTAGCCATATCACATAAAACTAAGTTCAAGTTATGACACCCACACGATGTATAAAATGCTCTAGGATTTATGTCTAATAATCTTCTTTGCACTCCTTGATTTTTACCCTTCATGTTGGAACCATTATCATAACCTTGTCCCCTTATATCATCAATATTAAggccatatttttttttaaacattaacaAGCTCAAATAAAAGACCTTTTCCTGATGTGTCATCAAcctttaaaaattctaaaaactaCTCCTCAATTTTAATTGGAGATTTAGAAGTATCAACGCATCTCAAGATAAGAGTCATTTGTTCTTGATGACTTACATCAAGAGTACAATCAAGaataacagaaaaatattttgcatcTTTAACTTTCTCTATGATTGACTGTTTAACTTGGAAGGCTATGATTTCTAAAATCTCGTTTTGTATGGTATTAATCAAGAAATGATTACGAGTTTCATTACTTTTTATGCGCCTAACATGTTCTTGCATAATTGGATCAAATTCCGCAAGCATCTCAATCAAacacaaaaaattatcattaccTTTTTCATATATCTTTTCATTTGTTCCACGAAAAGCAAGATTATTTTTAGAAAGATATTTGACTATAGCTATAATCCTAAGTAGAACCTTTTCCCAATGttccttttctttgttaatttgttCTTGTATATGCTTATcaattgtttgttttgttgtcaATCTCTTTTCTAGTTCAATCCACTTGgtcatattaattatatgttcACGATTTGTTTCATGACTCTTAAGTTTGGAACCAAGATTCTTCCAATCTTTAGTGCCTTCAATTGCTAGTTGACTAACATTTGTTGAACCAAATAACTTGCAGCAAAAACAATGCACTTTGTCTAAATCTTTAGAATAAACTAGCCATCTTCTATCATGTTTTTCTCCATTTGACAGTGTTCATTGATAACATGATAAATAGaaatatctattattttcatcttttggataTTGAAAATTGTCATGTATGATAGGACCATTTTCTATCATTAAATCTCTAAATTTTCCATCAATATTTTTCCATTGTCCTGGGTCATAAATATTTGTAGGTACTTCACTAGAAGTGTTATTATGCTCAACATTCCCTTCTACTcctatttctaaaatattttcttctagTTCTTGATTGAAATTATGACTATTTGTGTTGTTAGTATTATTTATAGGTGGTTGTTTTATCACGTTTTCACCATTGTCAGTATCATCTCTAGGTGGTTGTTCTACACCGTTATCAGTATTATCTATAGATGATTATTCTATAACATTTTCCTCGTTGTCAGTATGATCTATCAGTGGTTGTTCTATCACATTTTCACCTATTGAACTTGCTCCTGCGTCATTTTAatgaataataacaaatttatcaagGGCATCACGTTGAGATTCAATTagcttttcaaattttcattttttcttcaatttttcataaTCAGATTTATACTTTCTATTtgacattttcttttgtaaataatcaaaataaaaaaattaactaaatattaaagaaatctaaataaactaaactctaaaataaactctaaaataaatatagaaaatgatGATCGATGAACAGAATCATAGAATCTGAAATTGGAAACAGACagagattttgttgtttagATGTTGTGTCAGGCGCAAGGGTGTTACGTGATACGTGTTGTATTGTTGCGTACCTAGAGTCATACCAGTGAAATGAATTGTTCCACCAATCCACCGGGATGGAGATGAAAGGCTCCGTACGCGGGACGCCAGGATGTATGCGGTTTATAGGCGTTCAGAATCCAAACAATGTCAAATCCAGAGAGGTTGAGCCGCGGAGACAAAGTTTGATCAATAGACAATAGGTTTCATtcaagagaaggagaagaatagattttttttatgaatagaaGATGAGGAGATGAAAAAACGTGAAGAATGGAGTCTGGAGAGTGAGATACGTTAGTTAGGGAATTGGAATGGGTTAAAGGAAAGTTAATAGGGATTTACTTTTTTgggataaataaaatactttaaatgacattaattgtgatattggttaatttttaaaaagatgatattgattgactaatttttagggaagagagagattttaaattattttattttgatcagttaaaatttgttaatagttagtaataaaaaaattttagggGCCTAAAAAAATTTTTTTGGGGGGCCTTAGGCTGATGCCTAATTTATCTTGCATCTTGCACGGTCCTGATTCTAATTTATTAAGGGAATGCCTAGAAgtatttttgaataaattttctatttatggTTCTACTTTTGGGAATTGCTTACGATATTTGAAACTTGTTatgccaacaaaaaaaaaactaatttggtTCTTAATTAGGAAAAATGCCAATTTATTATAAGTCAATCTTTCATGTTAGGACACACAaggtctccgaaaaaggggattaagaaatattttgCAATAATCAAGGTTGTAACAACTTAGGGATTGGTACCTTAACATGTACCTTGATTCCTAGGAGATGGAaactttgaatatatatatatatatatatatatatatatatatatatatatatatatatatatatatatataaaatgacaaaTGGAAACTAAgcataaatataaattacataaatagtACTAATCAATGTTACATCGCAACTTGGTACTTAGCTATTGtacaaattaaaacatatagAAACATAAACTAACTCTCACACATTTGGAGGTACAACAAAATTATCTTCTCTTGTAATGGTTCTAAGCTCCAAACTCCTCCTTAGAGGATGTTCACAAACTCAACTTAGAAAACATGAAACTTAAAGGAATAAGAGATAATGTTTCAATCTATGTTCTAAGACTCTAGGTTGGTGATAGTTAGTCGAAACcacataacatttttttggGATATAGCCTCATCACATACCATTTTGTGTAGCATACAACACACACATTCATGTTCTCATCTAATGTATAGGTAAGCCTAACATCTCTTGCCTAATAACTAGGCATACTATTAATCATATACCCTAATATAGGGAAAAACAAGATTCCATGCACTAGTAGAACATACATTTGTATTAATCGTCAcatagttttgtttttgttttttgtttgattatgtTTGACTTTATTAATTGTCTCTTACTTGGTGTTCATCCTTTACTTGGTTGAGCTCTAGCTATCAAGaagcatttttctttcttgaccTTGTATTTATATCCTCTCTTGGTTCGAGGGGTGGTGAACCAACTATCATTATTGAAAGAATACATTGGCCTTGTATTTATATGCCAATATGGTCTAAGTGATTTCTATGCATTCTTCCCTTACTGAAAATGTTACCTTTACCCCTTGGTCAAGAGGTTGTCGTCCCTCCCCATTTAGTCAAGGGGGCCTCCTAGCCCTTTTTCCTTACAACTTATTTGAAGTTGTATAAAATCTTTCCTTTTCTTAAGGTTGGAACAACCTTATATTCTAGAGAGCCTCACTTAGAAAGCCAATATTGTGCTCCATAAACTATGTTTTTTTGGAGGTCTTTTCGCTTAATGAGAATTTGTCTCACTCAAAAAATCTCTTTTCGCTTAGAGATATATACTTTTGCTTAGCAAAAGtctcttgtttatttatttatatcttctatttatttttcacttggTGAGACCCTTGTCTCACTCAACGAAATTACCCACTACCCCTCTTGCCTCAATTTCGTCATTGAGGGAACTTCTTTGCTTAGAAAAATCCCCTTTGGAACAAATTTTTAAAGAACCTCAATTTTCATTGAGCAAGCTCTAGATTTACTTTCAATTAGTGAAAATTACTTTTATGGTTTGCATAGTGAAACCATGCTAAGCAAAAATACAGGGATTCTATAGATAATGAGGGATGCACATTTGTTTTCCTATGTATGGCCATTCATGGAACTCAaaggaaagaataaaaaatggaaaaaaaggcaaggggaaCCACGCAATAAAGGGGAAAAGCACTCACCTGGTGAAACAcatggagacgagctctaggcGTTAGGTACCTCCAGAGCTCTTCCTCCTTTACTATCccccttccttcttcctttctttcttttttttctctttctcttccttccttccttttcttataTAGTCATATGTGTGTGTTTGGGTTTTGGTGGGCCGTGTCCCACCATGGGCCTTAGCACCTTATCTGGGGTTCAATAGCTCATGCATGTGAAGTCCTATAATAGGGGCAACTAGTTAATAAAGCCTAGACATCATTAGCGCCATTAACTATAAATCGATTTCTAATGTGCATAATATGGGATGCTACATCATCTCCCCTCATCAAAATACTGTAGTCCTCAAAAATCAAAACTTAACTACTTCTTCATCATTACACTTATCTATTCCCCTAAAGTTCTCATGGTCAATTATCTCCTCCAGGGTCGTTAAGCTTGGTCACATGTCCAACCCAATCATAAATCAAAGAATAGATTGTTGAGGTCTCACTTGGTCTATAATAACTTTCAACAATTTGGAGTGCACCTATGATTCACTCATACAACCTATTTTAGTTCTCGACTTCAAATCCTTATTCTTTAGTACTTGGTGTTAGGTCCAAGGGTATCCTTGTCTACCTTAATTCTAGTTGTTGGCTCTCTAAAGATTCATTTCtctctttaatttcattttctctctttcttattAGGTTTATTTAACTAATGACCTTTCAGGCTAGCTTTGACTATGAAAAGGTCTCACCTCATGCCCAAGCTTACTCTTATAACCATTACATTAGAGTGATACTGTCTAAATAGAGTTCcactttcatttttccttgttcAAGAAAAAATTCTAAATTGGAACTCCTGTTTAGGGTGGTTTTCCTTAATCCAATCTTTCTATGACCCCTTCCAATCTATTCTAGGCTTGTCTAAGAACGTTTTTTGATTACTTccttaatattttctaattaaggaAATCTCACTCCTATGGTCTTAATGGTATCCTTTATTTTGACTAACATGTTATCCTTTAAGGTAGGGAGGGTTTACCTATTTGCTATCCATCAcaatctctttcttcttttttaagtttaatactTAGATAAATTAGGTCCCTCAAATGTTTTGTTTCATGCAAACAAATATTAAGTTTTGAAGATTGCATGTCATTGATCAAACAAAATTTACAGACGATAACTCAACAAATGTTGAGTTTGTGCATTTATGATAAGCTTAAATGCTTTTATGTTGTTGATATTcttattcttcataggatttGTCAAAGAACATGAAAGAGGaagaaatcaaataataaagctACATACTCCATCAAAAAGTGTGCCTAGCTAGAGCAAGTTGTGTTGTACTCAAGTGCACAAAAGTGATTTGATCTCTAATGCAAGACTTGGGGTATGCCCAAAGCTAAATGACAAGTTGGCAATACACATTTAATGCATGTTGCATTTAATGTTCCCACATGTATCTCACCAACAAACAAAAGGAAGAAGTCCATTTTGAGAAAACAATTACTTTAAGTGTGTATATCTTTAGAGAATTCATGCGCAATCAAGCATTCAAACACTTCATAACTTTCTCTAAGTCACAATTCATGCTTTCAAAACACTTTGTATATCTCTAGAAATTATTAGTTTAAATTGTGTATTAGTTTATAAGACAATAGTAATAGTCACTATACACCTAAATCTTGAGCAAAtctctttgatttgtttgaagCCAAAAGAGTTTTGTATCCTTCAATAATGGTACTCAACTGTAACCCAAATAAGTTACTATGTCGTCAAACACACATGTACATATATAGataattttgtcaaattattttttagctatttttttagtgaattttacattttatgcGCACTCTTTTGTGTTAGGTCCAATCAAGTGGACAAATCCAAAGAAAAGTACTTTCAAAGAGATTAATTATTCCACAAACTTTTATTCACATGATAACTACGTACGGAAAATGATACATGTAGGACTATAGAAGCAAGATTTATTGAATCATTTCCGCTATTCATGACTAGAGCTAATAAATGAATCCTAAAATTCAGAAACCAAATCAGCTAGCCGTGAATCTGTAGACCATGTAGTGCTTATATGTCTCCCCAGGACGCACTATCTGGGATGGGAAATTTGGACGATTCACAGCATCAGGGAATCCTTGTGTCTCCAAGGCCATGCCACCATGCTTATGATAAATGGCTCCATCCTTACCCTTTGTAGCATTCAACATGCCACCAGTGTAAAACTGAAGACCAAGTTGGTTTGACCACAACTCTAGCTTCCTCCCAGATACTTTTTCTCTCACTATAATCACTTTTCTGAAGTGATAAGGGCTACTTGCGTCTAGCACGTAGTTCATGTCATATAGGCCAGGAAGGTCATTGATTCTGCTACCTACTTCCCTTGGTTCTAGGAAATCATATGGAGTGCCCTTCACGGATTCGAATTTTCCGGTGGGGATGAGTTCCTTGTCCACTGGTGTGATCTTTGAGCCAAAAATTTGAACTTCGTGGGATAGAATATTGTCACCACTATTCTGGCCCTTTAGATTCCAGTATGTGTGATGCGCTAGGTTCACTGGTGTGGCTTTATCTATTGGCCTGGCAATCATTTTCAGACTATATTTGTTTGTGCCAATGAGCATGTAGGTCACACTTACTTCAAGTCTTCCAGGGAAGCCTAGAAAATTGTCATTACAATGTCAAATTCGTGCTCCCATGTGACGAGTAACGAGTGTGTGAAAAAGTGAGTTCCTATCTTTTCTCTTACAATTAAAACTGAAGTTAAAGAATTACTTGTTCATTGTCATGACTGTCATAGGTAAATGTTATGTGGTCATCTTCCTTGTGACTTTTTACTGTCCATACAACATCACTGAACCCTTTGAAACCACCTGATATTTCGTAGACACGTTGTTCAGTTATAACTAATTTCATcaattatgcaatttttttttttgacagaatcaTCAATAATgtaattagaaaaagaaattatgcATAATTAATTACCGTGGAGGGTGTTCCCGTGATCATTAGCAGGcaatttataggtgtggccatCCAATGTGAACTGAGCGTGTCCAATTCTATTTGCCACACGTCCAATAGTGGCTCCGAAGTACCATGAATCATTCTGCAAAACGTTTCAAGGTGAAAAAGAACATTAATTGGTCAATTTGTTACTGAAAAGTAGATTGTTAATGTTCCTTATACACCACCATAAGGGGAAAAAAATTTCATCGTAGTgtcattttattcaataaatcaTTAGTTGGACACAAGTCAACGAATGTGatggaaaacaaaaagataattttGGGATAAATTTGATCAATGCTTGTGTTTCTTCGTCAATTCATATTATTTGGGTTACCCTATATAAAGCTAACCACCCTTcagaataaacaaacaaaacataccgaattaaatagataaaaaaaacaaagtaagaGGGACAGCCGGGGAGaataaaatcaaagaaattaaCCTATGATTTTTTGTCTGAATTAGTTGATTGAATCGCAAAAGAATTGAACTTTTGATCATACCTTGTATTGCTCAATGTCATCGTAGCCAAGCGTAATGTCATCTAAATTCCCTGAAGAGACAAACAAGACAAAGGCTTATGTGATTGCTGTTCAAAgagcataattaattaaattaaacaacttaCATACGTAACTAAGAATATAAAACACACCATGTTTATCAGGTACAATAACAGATATGAGTGATGCACCATAATTTGTCAAATTCAGATGCAAATCTCCTCTCTTGAGTTGATAAAACCCAATTTTCTTATCATTTCCATGTGCTTGAGCAAGGAGCAGAAGCCCCAACAGAAAAGATGAAACCAGATACACTTTGAACATCAGGGAAATGAAGTTTCACCAATGAAtactttttgctttttcttaTTAGTTCTTATTGGGGGGACGGGACTTAAGggatatagagagagaaaacaatGAGATTAAAATAGAATTCAGTCCAATAAATCTTCACTTGAAGATTTGTACAGTTAACAGAATATTCTGGTAGCTTGATTATCGACCCACATCAATTAAGTTGGTTGTGAAACAGCAACGGATAAAAGATCTCAAAATTCACCatctattgcttattttagatGGATAACACGTCAACAACATATAAagcaattaataatatataaatgtggGTGTTATTACCTGTCTGAGTTATCAAGTATAGAGTTCTGGCTTTTTATGCATGTGACCCTAACATctgatttaatttttactttgtgACTCACTAATTATGCCTAGAACTAACTTTTTCTCAtactataatatataatttaagaatAGGGATCAGCTTATTCCAAATGTAAATATGatagagttattttttattcttattatttattctcttaaaattt encodes the following:
- the LOC114408194 gene encoding aldose 1-epimerase-like gives rise to the protein MFKVYLVSSFLLGLLLLAQAHGNDKKIGFYQLKRGDLHLNLTNYGASLISVIVPDKHGNLDDITLGYDDIEQYKNDSWYFGATIGRVANRIGHAQFTLDGHTYKLPANDHGNTLHGGFKGFSDVVWTVKSHKEDDHITFTYDSHDNEQGFPGRLEVSVTYMLIGTNKYSLKMIARPIDKATPVNLAHHTYWNLKGQNSGDNILSHEVQIFGSKITPVDKELIPTGKFESVKGTPYDFLEPREVGSRINDLPGLYDMNYVLDASSPYHFRKVIIVREKVSGRKLELWSNQLGLQFYTGGMLNATKGKDGAIYHKHGGMALETQGFPDAVNRPNFPSQIVRPGETYKHYMVYRFTAS